A stretch of Malus sylvestris chromosome 11, drMalSylv7.2, whole genome shotgun sequence DNA encodes these proteins:
- the LOC126590422 gene encoding uncharacterized protein LOC126590422, whose product MGSTGSDVFTEIGFTNWKKGPENLRVHEGSVGSLHNKAVQQARELMAQKQHIETFVIKQTDETRINYRTLLSASLECTRWLLGQGLPFRGHDESLKSSNRGNYLELMQFLSKHNEQVRKVVFENAPKNLKYTFSDIQKDLVRACAIETVDAITKDMEGAFFSLLVDGARDSSTKEQMAVVLRYVNKKGEAIEKFLDVQHVSSTTSNSFEEAIERLFATTNLSMSKLRGQGYDGASNMKGELNGLKSKILNKYPQAFYIHCFAHQLQLALVFVAKENKDVANFFINASSLVNLIGSLCKRRDAFREKQQEQIHKALNLGNLETGKGLNQEMSLMRPCDTRWNSHYGTIVSIIVMFEAVVEVVEWIKSDRNQDNSVKQLGYSKTYKLLILHFTFS is encoded by the coding sequence ATGGGTAGCACTGGAAGTGATGTCTTCACTGAGATAGGGTTTACAAATTGGAAGAAAGGACCCGAAAATCTTCGAGTCCATGAAGGAAGTGTTGGAAGTCTTCATAATAAAGCTGTACAACAAGCTAGAGAATTGATGGCACAAAAACAACACATTGAAACATTTGTGATTAAGCAAACCGATGAAACTCGTATTAATTATCGTACTTTATTGAGTGCCTCACTTGAGTGCACAAGATGGTTGTTGGGACAAGGTTTGCCTTTTCGTGGCCACGATGAATCGTTGAAATCAAGCAATAGGGGCAATTATTTGGAGCTTATGCAATTTCTTTCCAAGCATAATGAACAAGTTAGGAAGGTTGTGTTTGAGAATGCTCCCAAGAATCTTAAGTATACTTTTTCCGATATTCAAAAAGATCTTGTCCGTGCTTGTGCCATTGAAACTGTAGATGCAATCACTAAAGATATGGAAGgtgcatttttttctcttttggttgatGGAGCACGTGATTCTTCAACTAAAGAGCAAATGGCGGTGGTATTGCGATATGTGAACAAAAAAGGAGAAGCAATTGAAAAGTTTTTGGATGTTCAACATGTCTCCTCTACAACTAGTAACTCGTTTGAAGAGGCCATTGAGAGATTGTTTGCTACAACAAATTTGAGTATGTCCAAGTTACGAGGACAAGGCTATGATGGAGCTAGCAATATGAAAGGTGAGTTAAATGGTCTTAAATCAAAGATTTTGAACAAATACCCTCAAGCATTTTATATTCATTGTTTTGCACACCAACTCCAACTAGCTCTTGTATTCGTGGCAAAGGAAAATAAGGATGTTgccaatttcttcatcaatgctAGTAGTTTGGTGAATCTTATTGGATCATTGTGTAAGCGTCGTGATGCATTTAGAGAAaaacaacaagaacaaattCATAAAGCTCTTAATCTTGGTAATCTTGAAACGGGTAAAGGGTTAAATCAAGAAATGAGTCTCATGCGTCCATGCGATACACGGTGGAACTCGCATTATGGTACTATAGTTAGTATTATTGTTATGTTTGAAGCCGTGGTGGAGGTGGTTGAATGGATTAAAAGTGATCGCAACCAAGATAACTCGGTGAAGCAACTAGGTTATTCAAAGACATACAAACTTTTGATTTTACAtttcaccttttcttga